The nucleotide sequence GATTCTTAATGTTATCTCTGACATTGCTGACCAGACCAACCTTCTGGCCCTCAATGCCGCCATTGAAGCGGCCCGGGCTGGTGACGCTGGACGAGGATTCGCAGTTGTCGCTGACGAGGTCAGGAAACTGGCCGAGAAGACCATGACCGCGACCAAGGAAGTAGGGAACGCGATCCGGGGCATCCAGGACGGTACCAAGAAGAACATTGAAAACGTGGAGCGCACCGGGAAAAATATCGAAGAGGTCACAAACCTTGCGACAAACTCCGGTGACGCCTTACGACAAATTGTCACGTTGGCTGAAAAAACTACAGATCAGGTTCGGTCTATTGCCACAGCGTCTGATCAACAATCAGCTACTAGCGAAGAAATTAATCGCAGCATTGAATCTGTTAATCGGATTTCAACCGAAACTGCTGACGCCATGCGTCAATCTGCTCAAGCCGTAGGCGAGTTGGCCAACCAAGCCCAGGTACTCAAACGTCTGATTGACGAGATGAAATCTGACGGCTCGGATACGCGTGCTATCTCGGCATCTAGCCTAAAAAAACTCGGGTAGTTCACCAACACAAATTCAAAATGAGGGATGGGCATAAGACCCAATGACCTATCCCTCAAAAAAAATCATGCCATACGAAAACATAAAAGCTATTTCAAACAGCATTATCGGCAAAGAACGCCCAGTTCCATTCGAGAAAAAAGCTTTACTTGCGATGTACTTCTCAGAACTTCTTTCGATGAGTTTTTACGAGATAGAACAGATACTCGAATCAATAACTCGAGAAATAATGTATCAAATTATATATTTTAACAACCAGTTCGTAGAAGATATCTACACAAAATTTTCTAAATCTCAAATCGAAGAAATAATGTTGGCTATTTTCAACTACATGGTCACTGCCAAAGAAGTTAACAGAAACTTGGATTTGCTTAATTCCGATGAAAAACTGACCATTGCTCAATAAACCTGAGCAAAACATGCAGTACACTGTGTCCCATCCTACATTGGTGATCCTCATGAAATCATTTAGTTGGCTGAAATTGGAAAGAAAATGTTTGCAGAACACTATGTCACTTTTCAGGCCTGGCCAGACCAATTCAACTGCCCCATCTACTGAAAATCAAAAGATGCAGCTTCCTGCATTTCAGATAAATAGGCCGTTTCAAGACAATAGACACCAAGCGGGGCTGAAAAATCGCAGGATCCTGCCATTGGACACGGGTGATTATGCTCCAAAATGTCATCTAGCCGGCCATCAGCTAAAAATCAAAAATTCCAGCAAACTGGACTTGTTAACTTCACTTACTTTTTCAGCTTTCTTCAAAGAGAACATATCAATCCCTTCCCTTGGGAGCTTTTGGGGATTGGGCTTCTCCTCGGACACCCCTCCCCCGCTCTCTACCGGACCATTCCTGGGCCTTTCCCACTCGTTCCCTTGTTGGGCTTCCCCTGGGCCAAAACCCCAGGAAATCACCGCGTACACCCAACGTCCGATTTCCATAGAGCTTTGTCTAGTCCGAAATTATATTGAACTGGACATAAGTCGAAAAAGACATGCTATTAATGCAGGAAGCTGCTTTTTGGCGCAACTTTGAAAATACCACTTTGGACTCGTACATGCAACGCCTTTTACTAAAACATTTGTCTTGAAAAAGTTTTGCAGCAGAGGCAAAAAACAGATATACTTCAAACTCCTATCAGTGTGCACCAAGTGACATGCGAGAGTCAATAGGCATTTTGCACTAAACTAAACGTCTTAGTTCAAGAATATCAACAACGTCAGGCTGCTTCATCGAAAAAACAGCACGGGCACTCATCCTGAAACCCGGAAACCTGACGGGGAGGAATCGATGAAAGAACCAACAGAAAGTTGCGATGATCAGTACTTAACTTTTACACTTGAAAAAGGGCTATACGCCCTAAGTATCAATCATGTAAGAGAAGTTCTTGAGTATGTGACAATTACTAAAATGCCGAGGACGCCGGACTATATCTGTGGCGTTATTAATTTAAGAGGTCACGCAGTCCCAGTAGTCGATCTCAAAGTAAAGTTCGGCCTTGGACAAACCGAAAAAACCATCAATACATGCATCATAATTACCGAAGTAAATTTTGAAGGTGACCAAACTGTGTTTGGAATTCTTTCTGATTCTGTCCGAGAAGTCTACGAAATGGATGAAGGACAAATCGAACCCCCGCCTAACATGGGTACTGCCATTCGAAAAGATTTTATAGTTGGGATGGGTCGATCAGATGATGTATTCATCATCATTTTAGATATTAACAAAGTCTTCAGTACGCAAGAACTTGCTAGCGTTCTTGATGCTGTCGGACAAGATAACCATTCCGCCATAGCTCTTTGATCTGATATTTAAGCTGATGCGTAGCATGCTGTTCTTAAATCGCAAAATTTGCAACAACGGAGGGCAAAATGCGAAATATTAAACTTGGGATGAAGATCGGCATTGGCTTTGGAATCCTCATATTAATTTCATGCTCTCTTGGGGTGATGGCCATATTCAATATGTCCACAGTCGAGCACAATGCAAAAAGGCTATCAGATGAGTATGTCCCTGAGGTAGCCATTGCCAACAACGTTGAACGCTCTTCGTTTATGACGATGTACGCATGGCGAGGATATAGTCTTTCAGAAGAAGAATCATTTCTCGAAGAAGGCAAAAAAGAACTTATTCAAGTTCAAAAGTATCTATCTGACGCGAAAGCACATGCCGACAAATACTCTGACTTGGTTAAATTACGCGAAAACGTTTCTTTAGCCCAAGGAAAAGTTAACGAGTATTCAAAGCTAGCAGACCAAACAGTTTCTTTAATCCAAGCTCTAGATAAAGACCGAAAAATTCTTAACGACTCGGCCACAAGCTACATTAAAAGCTCTAATGAATTTTTAAAAAGTCAAGAAGATTCACTGGCTAAAGATATAACCAGTGGAGTCTCCGCAGAAAAACTGAAAGAAAGATCGAGCAAAATTTCAAAGATCAACGACGTGATCGACCTCGGAAATGATACACGAATTTCTGTCTGGAAAGCCCAGGCACTCAGAGAACCCAAAGTTCTTGAAGGGGCGATGAGCAATTTTTCCAAAATCGAAGATTTGTTGTTCAAAATAAAAAACATCACTTTTGCTGAAAACAACCTGAAACAATTAGCCGCGATATCTGAATCTGCGCAAGCTTACAAATCTGCGATGACCGGTCTCTTGGCCAACTGGAATGAATTGCAAAAAATCAACGTTAAAAGGACAGAAATCGGCCAAGCAGTTTTAAGTGCTGCCGCTCAGACCTCCCTTGCAGGTATGGATCAAACCAGTGAAATTTCGAAGGAAGCAGTCACTAATCTTGGGACAGCATCTACTACAATGATTGTTGGACTTTCTATCGCACTCCTCCTTGGAATTATTGTTTCGGTAGTTTTGACAAAAGCCATTACGGGACCAGTCCAAAAGGGTGTTAAATTTGCAGAAGCAATGTCTAACGGTGATTTCACTAAAACTCTTGATATAGAACAAAAGGATGAAATTGGTATTTTGGCAGCATCCCTCAATACTATGGTTGTAAAATTGCGTGAAGTTGTTGCTGAAATCCAATCTGCCTCAGAAAATGTAGCCTCGGGTTCAGAAGAATTATCGGCTTCAGCTCAAAGTATGTCCCAAGGTGCTACTGAACAAGCAGCCAGCGTTGAAGAGATCTCTTCATCCATGGAGCAAATGTCTTCAAACATCAAGCAAAATGCTGAAAATGCACAGCAAACTCAATCAATCGCTGTAAAAGCAGCTCAAGACGCTCAAGAAGGTGGAAAAGCTGTCATTTCAGCTGTGACCGCCATGAAAAATATCGCTGAAAAAATTTCAATTATCGAAGAAATCGCTCGTCAGACCAACCTGTTAGCCCTAAACGCCGCTATCGAAGCCGCTAGAGCAGGTGAACACGGTAAAGGATTCGCAGTTGTCGCCGCAGAAGTCAGGAAACTGGCCGAGCGCAGTGGCAGTGCTGCATCCGAAATTTCTGACCTTTCGACCTCGAGTGTTCGAATTGCTGAGCAAGCTGGGGAAATGTTGACCAAGATGGTCCCAGACATCCAGCGGACAGCTGACCTTGTCCAGGAAATCGCTGCATCCAGTATGGAACAAAACTCTGGTGCAGACCAGATCAATAAAGCCATCACTCAACTTGATCAGGTTGTCCAACAGAACGCATCTGCTTCTGAGGAAATGGCTTCGACATCGGAAGAACTCTCAAGCCAAGCTGAACAACTCCAAAGCACAATTGAGTTCTTCCAAGTTGGTAACACAGGTAACAGACGGCGTTCAATGCCCAAAGCCTTGCCTACTGGTCGCCAACGGGTCGTTCACTCTGCCAGAAGACAAACATCTACCGCAAAAATCGATTTGGATATGGAAGATACTGACTTCGAAAAATTCTAGCAGGTTACGCAAGGAGGTGGGGACTGCCCCACCTCCTTGCAATGAGCACACAGATGAATCTTTGCCAAGCCATAGATACAAATAAACAACTTTTTGATATGATTCAGATGGTTGGGAATACACTTTTGGGAGAAACCAAAGACAGAACCCAGATCAACAAAAGTTTTTTAGCTATATATTTTATTAACCTAATAGTTCTTGAAGACAAAAGATTTCTTGAAGCATATAAGAACGCTGGCAAAGAAAACATACTAATATCATTGTACAATTCAGAAATTATTCTCGAAGAGGTGGAGCAAAATTTCCACGAAAACGATTTCTGTCAAATTGTCCGTCTACTTTCACATTTTCTGATAAATTTGGCGGCTAACACGCTAAACACAAAGACAACGCCTTCATAGCATGACTTAGGAGAGGAAACCACATGTCACAAGAAATTCTTCTCGAAACAGGAACTAATGAGTTCGAAATTTTAGAGTTTTTTATTTCGTCACAAATGTCCGAAGACCTACCAATTGAAACCAACTTGTTCGGAATTAACGTCGCTAAAGTAGTTGAAGTAATCGAAAGTCCTGGACTAGAAATAACTTACGACAATGTCAATCCTTGTTTCATGGGAGTCATCTCATTGCGGGGATCAATTTTGCCAATTCTAGATCTTTCAAAATGGCTTAAAATATCCCGCCAAAAGTCTAAAAATGAAATCATAATTGTCACGGAATTCAGCAAACAAACAGCTGGCTTCTTAGTATCTGGAGTGGTTGAAATACATCGGCTTGACTGGACTCAAGTCGAATTTCCTGACAAGCTTGTCGCATCTAACAAAGAAAACTGCGTAGTTGGCATAGTACAAATAGAACAAAAAATCATTCAGCTACTTGATCTAGAGTACATGATTTCTGATTTGACCGGCATTAATATTGAAACGAAACCTAGCTCCTTTGTTTCAGAGAATAAATTCCGGTCCTTGATAGCTGACGATTCAAAACTCATACGCGAAATGCTAAAAACGTCTCTAGAAGAAGCAAACTTCGAAGTACGCGAGTTTACTAACGGACTAGACTGTTGGAATTTTTTAAGCCAGATAGCCGCTGACCTTCAAGACAATTCTGACTCAAAATATACTGGTTACGATATCATCATAACAGATATTGAAATGCCTCAAATGGATGGTTTCACGCTTACAAAACAAATCAAACAACATGCAGTTTTGAAAAACATTCCTGTCTTGCTTTATTCATCTATCATCACTGAAGAATTATACCACAAAGGCCAATTCGTTGGCGCAGACGAGCAAATGTCAAAACCTGACCTGCACAAAGTTCCGCAGGTTTCTGTGAAATTAATTGAGCAATACCGCTCAAAGTGATTATATTGAGGCTAGCCAATAAGCTCAATACTTCAAAACAATTATTTCGACACTAACCATAAAAAATGACTTATTCACAAAAAACACCCAACAACCACAACGCGATGTGATCACCGCAAAGCATCCAAGGTATATAATGTCACATTCTAAAGAAATCAACCACCCTACATCTAAAGAGATTGAGACTCTTAGCAAGACAGTTATGCAAGACAAAAGCTTGTTTAACACTGTCTTGAATTGTCTTCCAATGCCTTACTTTCTAGTCGATAATTCAGAGCGTATTGTTCAAACTAATTCAGCATCTCTAGAGATGCTCAAAATTTCTGGACCTATTGAAGAAACTTATGGAAAAACTTTGGCTGAAGTTTTTTACAACGACCCAAAGCATATAACTTTTATGAGCCAAACTCTTTGTCAAGGAATAGTTTATCGCGACCTTGAAGTTCCCACCAAAGATAGACACGGGAACGACCTCAATATCATAGCTAACATTTTCCCGCTTTATGACACAAACAATATCTGCATAGGAGGAATGAGCATTTACGTTAACCATACAGAACGTAAAATGACACAAAAAGCTTTACAAGAAAGTGAAAAGAAAAATCATGACCTCATCCAAAATCTTCATGCAGGAGTAGTTGTACACGCTCCAGATTCCAGAATTATTGTCGCCAACGACCAAGCTTCTCAGTTACTTGGGCTTTCAATACCCCAACTTAAAGGCAAAAATGCACTAGACCCAGAGTGGTGTTTTATTCATGAAGATGGAACAAAAATGTCCTTCGCAGAATACCCAGTATCTCAGGTTATCAAAACCCGTTCTCCAGTGCGAAATTTAATTTTAGGAATAAATCGTCATCTTCACAAAGACTTAGTTTGGGTTTTAGTCAATGCTTTTCCTGAATTTGACCAAAACAATGAACTACTTCAGGTAATTGTAACTTTTGTCAATATAACTGACCGTAAAAAATACGAAGAACAAATTCTTCGAAACGAGATGAGACTACTTTCTATTGTAAATATTCTTCAACATCAATTCACTTCTGCACAGGATTTTTTGGACTTTGCGCTCGATGAAGCCATAAAAATTACTGAAAGTAAAATAGGATATATATATCGTTACAATGAGGACAGACAGGTTTTTATTTTAAACACTTGGTCAAAAGACGTTATGCATGAGTGCAGCATCACTTCTCCGCAAGTTTGTTATGAATTAGATAAAACAGGCATCTGGGGAGAGGCTGTCCGACAACGCAAGCCCATAATCCTCAATAATTTCCAAGAAGAGCACCCTTTAAAAAAAGGGTTACCTCCTGGCCATGCATTTTTAAAATCATTTATGACAATTCCAGTATTCAAAGAAAACAAGATTGTTCTTGTCGTCGGCATGGGAAACAAAGAATCTGATTACTCTAGCACTGATGTTTACCAATTAACACTACTAATGGACTCTGTTTCCAAGATTCTCGATCAAAAAAAAGCCGAGCAAGCTCTTGTCAAAAGCGAAGAGACGCTACGATCCATCATACAGGAGACACCGATAGGCATACATATCTACGAACTCTTTGAACGCGAACTTGTACTCACTGGAGCAAATCAAGCTGCAGATTTAATACTTGGCATAAATCATTCACAATTGATTGGAAAAAAACTTAACGACGCTTTTCCAATGCTTGAAGAAACCAATATCTCGGATCAATATTTAGAAGTATTGAAAACGGGAAAGACTTGGCATACAGAGCAAATCGGATATGAAGACGTCAACATCTCAGGAACTTATGAAATTCTTTGTTTTAGAATTTTTTCAAACCAAATCGCAGTAATGTTCATGGACATATCGTCTCGTAAGCAAGAGGAGTTTGAACTTGAAAATGCAAAAAGAGCCGCTGAATCTTCAAATAAAGCAAAATCTGAATTTCTCGCAAACATGAGTCACGAAATAAGAACTCCACTAAACGGAATCATGGGAATGCTACAATTGCTTGAGTCAACAGACACGGATCATGAACAAAGCGAATATATAGACATTGCGTTAAGTTCTTGCAGAAACTTAACACGTTTAATTTCCGACATTCTGGACTTATCTAGAATTGAGCACGGAAATATCACTTTAGAAAACCACGGCTTCAACATCAGCCACCTCACCGAAGAAGTTATCAACACTTTCATAACAGAATTATCTTCGAAAGAAATCGAGCTATCAACTTCCATAGAAAAAAATATTCCAGAAATTGTTTACGGAGATTCTGGTCGATTGAGACAAATTATTTTTAATATTTTTGGCAATTCAATTAAATTCACCTCAAGCGGACGTATATTCATTAACATTGATTCTTTAATTCAACGCCAGACCATATATCTATTTATTGAGGTATCAGATACTGGCATAGGCATTCCTGAAGACAAACTAGATGAAATTTTTGTTCCATTTACACAGGCTGATGGTTCATTGACTCGTAAATATGGTGGAGTTGGCCTGGGACTTTCAATCGTTAAAAAGTTACTTATTGCGATGGGAGGAACAATAACTGTAGAGAGCAACATTGACAAAGGGACGACTACTTGCATTGCCATTCCGTTTCAAACTAGCGAACCACCTATTTTAGACAACACCAACAAAAACTATGCGTTACCGGAAATAAATTCAACAAAATTAAAGATACTTATCGCAGAAGATGACCCTATAAATCAACTAACAACATCGAGCTTTATCAAAAAAATTGGCCATTTTTCAAAATGCGTAAACGACGAAAAAGAAGCCATTGAAATTTTAAAATCTGAACACTTCGACTTAATACTAATGGACATACAAATGCCAAACTTAGATGGAGTTGAAACTACTTTAGTAATAAGAAATTCTAACGAAATTTTTTCTAAAATTCCAATCATCGCTATAACAGCTCACGCAATGGATGGTGATCGTGAATTTTTTTTACAGAGCGGAATGAATGGATATCTATCAAAACCATTAATAATCGAAGACCTCAACAATGTCATCAACCAGACTCTCGCGAACGCTAACCGCCAAAGAGCTGACGAGGCAGTGATTTATCCGCACAACGAAAAAAATTAACAAGCATTTCAGACTACACTTAATAAATGAACATCACAAGAACAATTCTTCTCGTCGAAGATGACGTTATTAACAGAGTTGCACTTTGCCGTTTTCTCAGCAAACAGGGGCATGTGGTTCATCCAGCAAAGGACGGCGATGAAGCACTGGAAGTATATGCAAAAAATAAATTCGACTTGGTAATAATGGATCTTGTCATGCCCGGGATTGATGGCGCTGAAACAGCAAGAAAAATGCGGTTTATATCCAACAGCACGGACGGTGACTACCCACCGATCATTATAATCACTGCCATTGATCACCGCGCACAAAATTTAGAAAAGATATTCAGAGCGGGCGTCGACCGAGTAGTACAAAAACCCATCGAGCATGCTCAACTACTGGAGTGCATAGACGAACTGCTGTTGCCCAAAAGCGCAACTAAATAATGGCAAGCCCCTCCCCACGGACAAGAACGAGAAGGGGCTTACAATGAAATTTTCTAGTTACTACTTCTTTTCCAAAACGATCCGCCCCTCTTCCAAGCAAGAGACCTTGAACTCATCACCCTGGCTAAACCCATAGTTCGCCAGCAGCACCGGAGACAGGCGGAGACCGTTCTTCGAGAACTTGACTGCACCCGAAACGGTCCGAGTATTCATCCCCTCGACTTTATAGTACATTCCATCCTGATCCATCAGCTTTAGCAGATGGGCTTTAAGATTGTTCTTATTGATACCGAAAGCGTCAATGATCTGCTGAGCGGTTTTCCCTTCGGTGATCATGGTGCGAAGTTTCATCGCGTCGAATTTCGATGCCGGGGGCATAGGTTAATCTCCTTAATTTTGTTTTAATGATTTAAGGAGACATTACCCAAGTTCCTCTTCTTGTCAACTTCTAGGGCAATAATTCTCCCCAAAGATGCTCAGGCAAGATGACATTCTGCATTTACCCTGACAGGACATTCAGCTTCATATTTATATTGCGCACGACCAACCACAAAGGCATCAATATCTTTCCAAAATCCACTTGTTCTAGATTTATAGCACCCAACAAAAAATCAGCTCATTTGACCGCATAACATACTAAAATATCATTGTATTTTATACCCCTCCTCTGACCAAGCCCCTGCCCCGGACAGCCCCCAGGTTAGCTTCCTCCTCCCCGTCCTGGGCCGTTTCCAGGGGGCCAGGGCCAAATCCCGCCTACTCCCCAAAATCGCAGGGCGCCCCCGTCCCGGCCCAAAGCCTGTTTTCCTCCTTCGGCCCGTGACCTGGATCCTGGCCCCGGCTATCTTATCGGCGGTAAGCAAGCTCATGGGGCATTCGTCGGTACACATGACCGCGAACCAGTATTACCACCTGCTCGGTGACGAGAAGCGTCGCACCATCGCCAAGTTGCCGAGCTTGAACGCCTAAGAGATAATTTTGGCAGGGGAGTGGGCCATTTGGTCTACTCCCTATTTTCATTATCAAATTCAAATTTCCTGAGACTTAAGATACATAAAAAAGTTTTGATCGACATATGGGATATGATTCATAATCCAAGTCACTAAAAAAGTAATCACATCAACCCGCAAAGACATCGAATCTAAACGTTCGTCAACAATAAACCTATCGACGCTCACAAGAAAGTCATTATGACTAGAAATGTGTTCATTAAGCATAGGGTAACCCGAAGATCGCATCAGAGACTCTTCTTCAGAAAAATGATACCTAGCATATCTATATAAATCAACCAGCAACACACGAAGATCACCAAGGACATATTCTTTTTCTATAGAATCCTGAAGTTTATTAATGTAAACAAAAAGTCTCTCATGCTGACTGTCTATTTTGCTGTGACCAACAGAAAGGTAGTCATCCCACTGCGCAATTGGCATCAGCGCTCCTAAACTTTAGCCATACAGCCCAAATTAATGTGCACACGGAAAAATTGACACATCCTCTCACCATTCCGGCTCAACACTTATAACGCCAAACTGAGCAACATTATTCTTCCCAGTACCTTTTACATCGTACATAGCCTTATCCGCACAATTCAGAAGTTCATCCGACGACATACCCAACTGATACCCAGCGACCCCAATAGACACCGTAAATCGAATCGATCCATCTGCCAGCTTTCCGTTAATTCTTGGCTTGAATTCATAATTTTGAACAGCCAAACGTATTGCATCAGAATGCAGTAATGCTTCATCAACAGAAACAGCACACACAACAACCAGTTCGTCTCCACCATACCGAGCGGCAAACCACCCATATTTTTCAGAATGTGCACTGATAATTTTCGCTAAAGTCCTCAAGACATCGTCACCAACTTGATGACCATATGTGTCATTGACTTCTTTAAAATTATCAATGTCAAGCATCAAGACAGAAAGAGGACTGTTATCTACTTGATTTTGTTCGATAGCATTCCGAAGGTAAGACTCAAGATACCGACGATTATGAAGTGGAGCTAAAAGCGGGTCAACATTAACCGTTTGCTCAAGGAATCGTGCTTTTCTTTCCCAGTCCTTTGCTTTTTCCTTATAATGCAACAACATGCTTTTCAGTAGAACTTTCAGCTTTGGCCTCAAAGCTTCGAGGTCATCAGCTTCGGAAAGTACCTCCAATGTCTCCCGCCCGAAGGTACTTAGCAACTTTCCCCGTTCTTGCTCTGAAGACAATGATTCGCTTATGAATTCATTGACCACCATTGCAAGCGATGATGTAATATTTTTTTGAGACTCAAGCTCATCTTCAGCACTGACAGTAACCTGGTTACTTGCTATAAACATTTCAAGGTCATCGATAATTTGATCAAAATTATTATCCGAAGAATCTTTTCTAGATAAACGACTAAATACTGTTCTTTGTATTGCTGATTTTTGTTCATCAGTAAATATCGAGAAGTTTCCAACCAAATTCCTGACAAAAAGAACTACGGCGAGCCAGGAAGGCTTACTCCCGCATCCAATCTTGTGCATCTCAGAACATAATTTTTTTATCGCGCAAGAATCGCTGGGACAGTCGTTTGACATAAGTTTCCTTTAGGAACGTTTTGACATTAACTTAAATCTCTAACCCAATAGCACCGCCGACACAAGTACTGCATCTGGCAATACCGAACTCACCGAGACTGCCAGGGTTGGTTGTCTCGGGGAACCCCGTGCAATCCACTTACTGCTTTTCATGGAAACATTTTTTTTGTATTTTTTAAAATACGCAGTTACTCGGTATTGGGTGTGACGTCCTTCACGATCGCCAGCAGGCGAGATAGATATGGCTTTGAAATATCAAATAATGCTGCCGTTACTCATGCTCCTTGCCCTCCTCGGCACGTGGATGACGGTTGGCAAGGTCTATGCTTCAGAAATAAAGGAGAACTCAGGTCTTCTGGCCCAGCGGTGGCCGCCACCCGATGCGTATCCCGCGAGACCAAAAGGTCCTCAACCCAACCCTCCACCAAGATTAGGGCAAGACGACAGAGGCAGGCCACCTGGGCCATGGCCACATAGGCCCGGCATGCCACCACCTCCTCCCCCGGGTCGTGGATCGCCTGATCGCCGACCGCCCGAACCTCCCCCCAGACTTGGGCAGGATGGCTGGAGAAGACCGCCAGGCCCATTGCCACAGACGCCCGGCATGCCCCCTCCAAACTTGGGCTGGGGTTTTCCCGGATCACCAGCATCCGAACCAAGGCAGGACGGCAGGAGAAATGCTGTTGCGTCAGAGACAGAACAACCGGTCCAGAAACACATCCCCCCCGCAGTCATTCCCTCTGGGGAAACACCGGACCAACGCCGCGACAGTGAACAGACGTCCATGACACATCCAAAGCCCAACCCCAGCCCACAGCCTGAAACAATGGCAGACCTTACCAGAAGGTTCAGCAGTTCGCCAATTTTTATCGCGACTGGCCTCGCTACGGGCTGCGCTGCAACTATTGTTTATTTGTATATCATGATTTGCAAACGCAAGAACCGTCAAGAAGAAACTCTTCGTGAAGAAGCTGCACAAACATCTTCACACAACTTTCAAGATCGAGTTAAAATGGATCACGAAGAACAGATCAGAAAGAATCTTGAGGATCAAAGCAATGCCTATTTACAGCGGGAAGCCGCTCGACGTCAACGTCAAAAGCACAATGAATTTCTTAATGAATCTTGGCAACGTGCTCAAAGAAAACGACAAGAAAAAAAAGAACGAACGGAAACACATAACCATGAACAGAAAGATAACAACCAACAAAAAGCCTCGAGAACGGCAGATCATCGAGACATATCGCATGACAAAAAGTGGGCGTGTTCGATTCTCGGTGTTAATTTACGGGCCTCTCCAAGAGAAATAAAACGATCATACATTAAAATGATAAAAAAAACCCACCCAGACAAGGCAAGCTCTATAAACAAAGCCACGGAAGCCGAGTTTCTGGA is from Solidesulfovibrio magneticus RS-1 and encodes:
- a CDS encoding J domain-containing protein is translated as MTHPKPNPSPQPETMADLTRRFSSSPIFIATGLATGCAATIVYLYIMICKRKNRQEETLREEAAQTSSHNFQDRVKMDHEEQIRKNLEDQSNAYLQREAARRQRQKHNEFLNESWQRAQRKRQEKKERTETHNHEQKDNNQQKASRTADHRDISHDKKWACSILGVNLRASPREIKRSYIKMIKKTHPDKASSINKATEAEFLEKAKLINVAYDIMKK
- a CDS encoding GGDEF domain-containing protein, which encodes MSNDCPSDSCAIKKLCSEMHKIGCGSKPSWLAVVLFVRNLVGNFSIFTDEQKSAIQRTVFSRLSRKDSSDNNFDQIIDDLEMFIASNQVTVSAEDELESQKNITSSLAMVVNEFISESLSSEQERGKLLSTFGRETLEVLSEADDLEALRPKLKVLLKSMLLHYKEKAKDWERKARFLEQTVNVDPLLAPLHNRRYLESYLRNAIEQNQVDNSPLSVLMLDIDNFKEVNDTYGHQVGDDVLRTLAKIISAHSEKYGWFAARYGGDELVVVCAVSVDEALLHSDAIRLAVQNYEFKPRINGKLADGSIRFTVSIGVAGYQLGMSSDELLNCADKAMYDVKGTGKNNVAQFGVISVEPEW